A segment of the Candidatus Jettenia caeni genome:
AAAAAAGCAATAGAAAGAGCAAAAGCCTTCTCGTGGGAGAATACAGCTATAAATACTTTAAAAATTTTTGAAAGTAGTGTTCTATGAAGTCTTATAAACACCAGTATATCTTGCTATTTTACAAAATTTTCTTTTCAATAAATCCTTATCTATCGATAGATACGCTTTCTCCATAGATAGCTTCTAAAAGCAGATAAAGTTTTTCCTCCAAAAATTTTTAAAATTATCGTTCTTGATACATACCGTATAAAACTGTTTGTGCACGTAAGAGATTCGCTAACAACTGATGAAAGTCTATATGACCTCCGAATTGTCCAATCATCGAAGTTAAAGGTTGTACCCTTTCCATCTGCTCGCATACGAACAAGAATGTCGTCAAGTATAATCCATGGAACATTAGCCCCAAGACATTTCAGTACAAAATCATAATCAGCACCGAATCTATAACGAGTATTAAAGAGCCCTATGCGTTCGTACACATTACGCCGTACGAATGTAGCCGGGTGTTGAATAGCCATACTCTTACGGGAATGGAGCAAACTCGATTTCAAAACTACTTTGGCACCACCAGGGGAATCTTCCCAGACCTCTATCGATCCGGAAACTATACCAATATCCGGATTACGTAAGAATACAGAATTAATCCGTTCCAGTGTACCCGGTAACCAGACATCGTCGCTATTGAGGATAGCAATAATATCACCGGTTGCACGTCTAATACCCTTGTTCATGGCATCATATATGCCATTATCTGGTTCCGATTGCCAGCCCGCCATAGCTGTCGGATATCTTGCAACAATAGTTTCTGTATCATCTGTGGATTTTCCATCTTGTATAATAATTTGAAAATCAGGCCAATTTTGGTTAAATATACTCTTAAGTGTATCCTCAATAGTCCTGGCGCTATTAAAAGTGGGAATAATTACACTAATTTTCATCTGAAGATTTTAGAGTCTTTTAAATCATGCATATAGGGTTTATTAATACATCCTCGAAATACTAAATATCTATTGGTAATAGCGAAAGCTCAAGCATCATATCATCGGAGATCTTTCGCGTTTTAACATCTTTATGGTTTCATCCCAAACAGTATTTACTGAAATTTCTGTTATACAAGGTGCAGCGCTTCCTTTTTGGATAGGATAAATACAATGCCAATTACACCCAAAACAATCCATTTTATGAATAACTGCCACAGGTAGTATCTTTTTTGTTTCCATTTCCAAACGGTATGGCATAAACCGTCCAAAATGTCCACCGCCTAAAATACACACAGATGGTGCTGATACTGCTGCAGAAATATGTATAGCACTCGTATCATTCCCGATCACAACATGTGCGCCACGGATAATCACAGCTAACTCTTGCAAAGAAGTGCGCCCTACCCAGTTCTGCAGTGGAACATCTACACTCTGTACTAGCCTCTTACCCAATAACTCTTCTCCTGGTCCACCGCATACAACCCCAACCCATCCAGTGCTCCGGTAAATTCGCACTGCTAACTCCTTGAAGTGGGATAAAGGCCATTGCTTAATCTCTGCACTTACACCAGGAAACAGTATGTAATAATTCTTAATGTTAATATCGACTGACATAACACAGGATGATGGCAAATCAGGAATGCCAGCCTTGAAATCTGCCAAACCAAGCCCACGCATGAATTCAGCATTACGCTCTAATTCCATGAGTGGTTCTTTGGTTGCTGGTATAAGCCGGGTATACCAGCGGTCGCTAATACGCTTTTGCCATGGATTTATATTTGAGTAATTCCCTTGAGAACCGATCTTTTCTTTTGCACCACTAATTCTTACTATGGCATCACCGAATAAAAATTCACGTGAGAATGCAGGCTGAATAACCGTATCAAAACCAGTCTGGCGAACTTTTTTCATCATCTTGAGACGATAGGGTATGTTTCTCAAAAATTTTTGTCTATCAAGCAACCATACTTCATCAAAATAAGGTATTTTTTCAGCAAGAGAGATCCATGCTTGATTTCCTAATAATGTAATTCTATTTTCTCCTTCAGGAAACAACTCCCTAAACCTCTTTGCTGCATCGAGCCAAAGAATAAAGTCACCGATGGCGTCAAATCTAACCAAAAGAATATTTTTTTTTAATTTTTCATGCCTCTGGCTATAAAAAATCAAGACGGAACTATCGATTAGTAACAGGAGTTTACAATAGACTAATCTCAAAATCTTTAGAGTAAATTGCATTATTTTGAATTATTTTAGTTATGTAGTGACTCTTTTATAATCAGCTTGGATCAATGATCTCCAGTTAAAAACCATATTAACTAAAGCAGCCACTTTGTACCTAGATAGCACGTTAAATAAAAATGGTGAAATCTTTTTCTCAGTCAACAGATGAAAAGATCTCCCGTTAGAGTATATATTTAAATTGAATTTTTCTGCTATAACGGACAATGACTTTTGGGAATAAAAAGACACATGCTGCCCGTGATCAAGACCGTAATACCACCAGTCATTTGGCTTTGGAGTATTTGCGGGAACTAACTGAGTAGTAAAAAGGATATTTCTGGAGAATGATAGCATTTCTTGTATTTCATCGATTGGGCTTGCCAAATGCTCAAAAACTTCAAATGCTGTAAGTAGCTCATAGTGACAATTTCCATTAGTCTTAGCTTCAAAATCTTGGGCAAAAAGATTAGGGCAATATTTATCATAATGATAAAAATCAAGTCCAATATCTCTCATCATACGGACAAATAATCCATAACCCCCTGCGTAATCAATAAATTTTACATTTCTGTTAAAAAAGGCAAACACAAGAGTCTTTACTATACTACAGAGGGTTATACTCCTGCTGACCAATCCTATGTCACTTCTATTGATCACATCAGAATACGCCTCATCAATCCAATACGGCTCTTCTGTTTGAATGAAGCCACAATGGGTACATCTAAAATATTTGATATCGTACTTCTTCAGAACCTTAGCTCTTGAAAATTCAAGGGATTCTAATTCACAAATTTTACAATTCATAGATAAAGTATCAGATTCCAACTTTAAGAAACCCCTTTATAACTTATTTAAAATTTTCTTAAATTTATTTATCACCCTTATTGGTATAGAGTTAATTGAGAAGTGAACTCGTTCTGTATATTTATCTGCCATTGCGTCACGTATTAAATATCGTGGGTGTAAGAGAGGAAACTCAAGGGATTCTGCTCTCATATTGGCAAAAGCATTTTGTCCGGTTGTATGTGTTGCCTCTGTACTAAATCCTATATTCGATACCAGATTTGAATTTGGTAGAATAGATAATGCCCCTTGCATCCAGCAAGCAAAGGTCCATTGATAGTCCCACGTATCAATCTCACCCTCAAATGTTGCTTGAAAAACCCCTTCCCAGTGTTTGGCTAATCTTGAATCTCCTAGGATATCTTCGAGCCATTTACCATCTCGAATTAAGGGCCATGCGCTCATCTCAACATTATAATATTGCCATGCCCTGCTCCAGGAAGCCCAACCCCATATATGGTTATATCGGGAAAAATAGTAACTATTGTTTGTCCGCTTTTTGCCAAATTGGAAATTTATACCACCAATCAGAGCAATACGCTCATCACTCCGATACTTTTCTAATAATTCTCCACAAAAGCGAAAGAAGGTTAGATGTGGAAGACAATCATCTTCAAGGATAATTGCCTCTCCAACGGTATCGAATACCCAGTCTAACCCGCTCGATATGCATTGCTTACAGCCCATATTTATATCGGAGTAATTTTTCAATACTTCACAATCCCAATCTACCCGATCAATAATTGCACGAGTTGCCGCACACTTTTCCACTTCACCAGGGCGATCTGTACGGGGCCCATCAGCAACAACCAATAGCTTCGGCGGTTTCGCCTGGCGAATAACTTCGAAGACCTTTTCCGTAGTATCAGGTCGGTTAAAAATAAGAAAGGCGACAGGTGTTTTTAACTGCCAACCGTCCATATAAAAACTTTGATCCATTGTGTTAAAGAGTACTATTTCAGATAGTTTGATTTATCTTTAAAAAATACTGTTAACACCGATTTAGCATAGAGTTCATAATTTTTCCCAATTATAAATTTGTATAAATCACTATTTTGAATTTCATTTATATTTGAACCGTAATGTTCAACTAAAAGGTACTCTGGTCTAAAAAGTTCCCAATTATTTGATTGGACTACTTTCAAATCGAATCCTTCAACATCAATGGACATGAAATGTATTTTCTTGTTTTTAGGTAAAATATTCCAAAGTATTTCTTTTAATTCTTTTGTGACAATTTTTTGTTTTTTTACTACATAGTAGTCATTATTTGTTCGCTCAAGAACAAGCTTACTGTCAAATGTATTAAGTGCTACCTCATTAAATATGTAGAAAATCACCTCTTCCTTTTCGTTTGATACAGCTGCTTCTATATTTATATCTCTAGGCCTTATTTTGTTAAAAAGACTCATACTGCCAGGCATCGCATCTATATTGATACCAGACCACCCTTTCTTATAAAAATAGAAAGTATTGGAAAAACGCTTCGGATGATGGGCACCAACATCAACATAAAATCCGTTTTCAACGTTTTCAAATATGCGGCGTAGGATCATATCCTCTCCTTCCTGGGAATATGATTTTATAGCATACTTATCAAAGCAGCTTAAAATAAACTCTTTAATTTTATTACTTAACCATATGAGAGTTATGTTCTTGATACTTTTTCCCACCTAATACCCAAAGGTATTTAATAAAAAATACAGATTTGGTTTGATAAAAAAAAATTGGCCTTGTTTTGCCATTAAATAAATTTGAGATATAAGCTGAAAACGCATAGGAAATAATCGTAGCAATGGCGGCTCCGATTATAGAAAATAAAGGAATTAGAATAAAGTTAAGAACAATGTTTATAATAGCCCCGACAATCGTTCTCATTAAGGAAAGCCTAGTGAGATTTTCTGCTAGATCCCATGGACTTTGTGCAACTCCCAAAAAAACGAACAAGGATGCCCAAATATGTATAGACAAAATAGAACCCGATGCCTCAAAACTTTTACCAAAGAATAGTATGATAACAGTTTTAGACAGAAATGTCATCAGAATGGCTATAGTTAAAGCTAAAGCTGTCATTAAACTAAATAACTTTTGCAACCTTCTATAGTATAGTTTTTCGTCTACACTTCTAGCTCGGATTATGGAAGGAAATACAGATGAAACAATCGCTGTTGGAATAAAATACCATATCTCAGATATTCTAATTGCAGCCGAATAAATACCTACAGACTCATGGCCAACCATTTCTCCGAGCATTACCTGATCAATTTTCATATATATTGCTATAGAAAAACCTGCAAGAATTAACGGCCAACTATCCCTAAGCAGCTTCTTTCCCCATGAAAAGCTCCACCACCAAATTTTTGGTGTATAGCCGTATAATTTACAGGCAATTGTTAAACCCACCGCACTAAAGATGATTTCTGCTAATCCAGCAAATGCAAAAGCAATTAATGGTGCCCTAATGAGAATTAGAACAACTTTTAAGAGAGCAATGAGTAAGAAAGCAGCGTTCTTCGCATAAACAGTGTATTTTGATTGTACCTGTGATTGAAACCAGAAATCAATAGTATCAAACGACTGAAAAATCATCCCGAACGCTATAATACCAGCTAGCCAGTGGATTAGATTATCATGAGGATGAAGAAAAAAAATAGTTCCTGTTATCAAGAGGAATGTTAACATCCCTCCTACAAGTTTGAGTATAAAGGCAGTACCAAGTATCTCATCCTTACAAGATGGGTATCGAACAATATCCCGTACCACAATTCCATCTAATCCTAATGTAGCAAATGCACCAAATAATGAAACAAAAGCGATTGCATAGCTATAGAGTCCAAATTGCTCTGGCCCCAGATACCGCGCAATCCATACTCCAACAAACAACCCAACACCCATACGCAATATCTTATCAATAAATAGCCAGCCAGTATTTGCCAGTATATTCTGTAAATTAACACGGCCTTCTAATCTGACACGAACGAAGGATGGCAGGAATTTCATTAAGGTTTGATTCATTTCTGCAAGGGGGAAAAATATCAATTGACTTTTTTTTGTATTTTGTGGGGTTATTATCTTAGTTATAATTACTTACCTATTTTCTCTATACCATATAATTGTTCGCTTCAATCCTTCCTCAAGAGGTATCTTTGCCTTAAATCCGAATTCTTCATAAGCCCTGGAAGTATCCAGTTTTCTTCTGGGCTGACCGTCAGGCTTCGATGTGTCCCAGATAATTCTTCCCTTAAAGTTCATTAAACGCGCAATCAGATCCATGAGATCTTTTATGGAAATCTCAAACCCTGCGCCAAGGTTAACAGGTTCCGGCTTATTGTACCGCTCAGCAGCAAGAAGGATTCCCTCAGCAGCATCTTCCACATATAAGAATTCTCTCGTAGGTTTTCCTGTTCCCCAAACAATGATAGAAGGTTGAGGAAGTGCAGGCTCAGAGGATTCAACCTTGTCCTTAGCCTTAACCTTAGCCTCAGAATACCTTGCCTCTGCACATTTTCTTATAAGCGCAGGAATGACATGGGAAGAGTCTAAGTCAAAATTATCCCCCGGCCCATAAAGATTAACGGGTAAAAGGTAGATAGCATTAAAACCGTATTGCTGCCGGTATGCCTGTGATTGTACTAAAAGTATCTTCTTTGCCAGACCGTAAGGCGCGTTGGTTTCTTCCGGATAGCCATTCCATAAATCCTCTTCTTTAAAAGGTACAGGGGTAAATTTTGGATAGGCACAGATAGTGCCAATGGTTACAAATTTTTCTATACCTGAACGCCTTCCTTCTTCCATCATCTGAACCCCCATCATCAGGTTATCATAAAAAAACTTACCCGGGTTTGAGCGGTTAGCACCTATACCGCCAACCTTTGCTGCGAGGTGAATAACAATATCCGGTTTGGTATCTTTATACAGCCTTTTGCATGCATCACTTTCAACAAGGTCATAATCTTTGCTTCTTGGTATACCTATATTGGTAACGCCTCGTGCTTTTAATCTTTCCACAACGAAGGAACCAAGAAACCCGGCGCCGCCGGTAACTAAAATTTTTTTGTTTGTCCAGAAATTCATCTGGTGTCCATTTAGGTTAAGGATAAGGTTGAGGATAAGGTCAAGTTTTCTTCTCTAAAGAGTTAATCAGAGAGTTTAACTCTTTCCATATTTCCTCAACAAGGTTCGATGAACCCTCAAATTGCCAAACAGGCATTTCTTCGAATGAATTATATCCCATATTGCTCGTGCTTTCAGGTTGGGTTATTTGACTTTAGCTTAAACCTCAGCCTAAGCCTTAGCCTAATATAAACTTATTCTCCGTCCAATGTATCCCTTTTTCTTTTAATGCCTTCTTCCCTTCACCGGGGGTATTCATGCCGATAAGTTCCATATCAGAATCAACCATGATTTTAATAAGCTCTTCAAAGGTAACTTTTGGCACCCAGCCTAAATTCTTCTTTGCTTTGATAATATCAGCCCGTAAAAAATCGACCTCTGTCGGCCTGAAATACTTAGGGTCTATTTCAATAAGCGTATCTCCGACTTTTACATGAGAAGCTAAAGTTTGAAGACGACAGCTTAAAGATTTTACTATACCCTTCTGATAAGCCTCCACACCTTTCCATTCTATTTCGATTCCGGCATATTTGAAGGCAAGCTCCACAAATTCCTTTACTGAATGGCTTTCACCGGTGCCTATTACATAATCATCCGGTTTATCCTGCTGAAGTATTAACCACTGACAT
Coding sequences within it:
- a CDS encoding putative glycosyltransferase → MIFYSQRHEKLKKNILLVRFDAIGDFILWLDAAKRFRELFPEGENRITLLGNQAWISLAEKIPYFDEVWLLDRQKFLRNIPYRLKMMKKVRQTGFDTVIQPAFSREFLFGDAIVRISGAKEKIGSQGNYSNINPWQKRISDRWYTRLIPATKEPLMELERNAEFMRGLGLADFKAGIPDLPSSCVMSVDINIKNYYILFPGVSAEIKQWPLSHFKELAVRIYRSTGWVGVVCGGPGEELLGKRLVQSVDVPLQNWVGRTSLQELAVIIRGAHVVIGNDTSAIHISAAVSAPSVCILGGGHFGRFMPYRLEMETKKILPVAVIHKMDCFGCNWHCIYPIQKGSAAPCITEISVNTVWDETIKMLKRERSPMI
- a CDS encoding putative glycosyltransferase — protein: MESDTLSMNCKICELESLEFSRAKVLKKYDIKYFRCTHCGFIQTEEPYWIDEAYSDVINRSDIGLVSRSITLCSIVKTLVFAFFNRNVKFIDYAGGYGLFVRMMRDIGLDFYHYDKYCPNLFAQDFEAKTNGNCHYELLTAFEVFEHLASPIDEIQEMLSFSRNILFTTQLVPANTPKPNDWWYYGLDHGQHVSFYSQKSLSVIAEKFNLNIYSNGRSFHLLTEKKISPFLFNVLSRYKVAALVNMVFNWRSLIQADYKRVTT
- a CDS encoding putative methyltransferase, with translation MDGWQLKTPVAFLIFNRPDTTEKVFEVIRQAKPPKLLVVADGPRTDRPGEVEKCAATRAIIDRVDWDCEVLKNYSDINMGCKQCISSGLDWVFDTVGEAIILEDDCLPHLTFFRFCGELLEKYRSDERIALIGGINFQFGKKRTNNSYYFSRYNHIWGWASWSRAWQYYNVEMSAWPLIRDGKWLEDILGDSRLAKHWEGVFQATFEGEIDTWDYQWTFACWMQGALSILPNSNLVSNIGFSTEATHTTGQNAFANMRAESLEFPLLHPRYLIRDAMADKYTERVHFSINSIPIRVINKFKKILNKL
- a CDS encoding putative methyltransferase — encoded protein: MILRRIFENVENGFYVDVGAHHPKRFSNTFYFYKKGWSGINIDAMPGSMSLFNKIRPRDINIEAAVSNEKEEVIFYIFNEVALNTFDSKLVLERTNNDYYVVKKQKIVTKELKEILWNILPKNKKIHFMSIDVEGFDLKVVQSNNWELFRPEYLLVEHYGSNINEIQNSDLYKFIIGKNYELYAKSVLTVFFKDKSNYLK
- a CDS encoding polysaccharide biosynthesis protein; translated protein: MKFLPSFVRVRLEGRVNLQNILANTGWLFIDKILRMGVGLFVGVWIARYLGPEQFGLYSYAIAFVSLFGAFATLGLDGIVVRDIVRYPSCKDEILGTAFILKLVGGMLTFLLITGTIFFLHPHDNLIHWLAGIIAFGMIFQSFDTIDFWFQSQVQSKYTVYAKNAAFLLIALLKVVLILIRAPLIAFAFAGLAEIIFSAVGLTIACKLYGYTPKIWWWSFSWGKKLLRDSWPLILAGFSIAIYMKIDQVMLGEMVGHESVGIYSAAIRISEIWYFIPTAIVSSVFPSIIRARSVDEKLYYRRLQKLFSLMTALALTIAILMTFLSKTVIILFFGKSFEASGSILSIHIWASLFVFLGVAQSPWDLAENLTRLSLMRTIVGAIINIVLNFILIPLFSIIGAAIATIISYAFSAYISNLFNGKTRPIFFYQTKSVFFIKYLWVLGGKKYQEHNSHMVK
- a CDS encoding NAD-dependent epimerase/dehydratase; its protein translation is MNFWTNKKILVTGGAGFLGSFVVERLKARGVTNIGIPRSKDYDLVESDACKRLYKDTKPDIVIHLAAKVGGIGANRSNPGKFFYDNLMMGVQMMEEGRRSGIEKFVTIGTICAYPKFTPVPFKEEDLWNGYPEETNAPYGLAKKILLVQSQAYRQQYGFNAIYLLPVNLYGPGDNFDLDSSHVIPALIRKCAEARYSEAKVKAKDKVESSEPALPQPSIIVWGTGKPTREFLYVEDAAEGILLAAERYNKPEPVNLGAGFEISIKDLMDLIARLMNFKGRIIWDTSKPDGQPRRKLDTSRAYEEFGFKAKIPLEEGLKRTIIWYRENR